Proteins encoded together in one Archangium lipolyticum window:
- a CDS encoding SH3 domain-containing protein: MSSEREGRTALLVVWLLAACACSGGSCSGAKGDAAQKTGGSEAAEPAALLATPGDVGAWLEAARKELEQRPADTAAQDMFERASLASEFHLLDEELKKGRKGAAPPLELEGCAGAAARDCIGSRIGRHFDSSWYRVELRGDSFLLLFFHARHRNNQDKATGNELVVFRGKVREKKGSPLRLDVVSRTGSKVSDAMGEALGRHANIPDPKGEDTLWGIRFEPLTPKEFALVDSLPEEWVGLLLSKNGVLLRFIEAPGDRTRFFIVREAKLRMAYLAFSERDGGLVPIPSVSRKGSTYHLGRYRLRWNPEDMAYLAHENEQGRGAPYIPAEDETDYVVMEPSPSEEGYDVDEEGYVPELVQQQLAFCGPVRSATPLKPDLYEVRCGCGSPCSYVTYVQPEQGRTSPSFWLPLAADAERLRVAISTRGQMPIRIVDMFDGKEWMTIRRPSEPTGELFGVVTASFAGGKLHLEYLDKRGDTIEEVVDLPDQPLPARGSAPVFIQGSEVNLRDTPGTEGEVVRKVSIGTECQRVKDAPDGWVRLTCGDVEGFTLRSLVSEDKPDFDTLLAQAQAPEETTKARLDAALRAAALEPQNEQALTLLTDLFFDANFEQLEKDRAKGGPHESLVVTRETTPEESKTQAAEAGLFAELEKDGYDWHQLRLRKSDFVSAMYREESLVVRTGRVSARKQRSTEGRDELEVTIVSRSSSPLSDTLKLALQRGARSSGASEEKASSPPEEAAPTP, translated from the coding sequence GTGAGTTCGGAACGTGAGGGCCGCACGGCCCTGTTGGTGGTGTGGCTCCTGGCGGCTTGCGCCTGTTCGGGAGGGTCCTGCTCCGGGGCGAAGGGGGACGCCGCCCAGAAGACCGGTGGGAGTGAAGCCGCGGAGCCAGCCGCTCTGTTGGCGACGCCGGGGGACGTCGGTGCCTGGCTCGAGGCGGCCCGGAAGGAGCTGGAGCAGCGGCCAGCCGACACGGCCGCGCAGGACATGTTCGAGCGGGCTTCCCTGGCGTCGGAGTTCCACCTCCTCGACGAGGAGCTGAAGAAGGGGCGCAAGGGAGCCGCCCCCCCGTTGGAGCTCGAGGGCTGCGCGGGGGCGGCGGCGCGGGATTGCATCGGCTCGCGCATCGGCCGCCATTTCGACAGCTCCTGGTATCGGGTGGAGCTGCGCGGCGATTCGTTCCTCCTGCTCTTCTTCCACGCTCGTCACAGGAACAACCAGGACAAGGCCACGGGCAACGAGCTGGTGGTGTTCCGGGGAAAGGTCAGGGAGAAGAAGGGCTCGCCGCTCCGGCTCGACGTGGTCTCCCGGACCGGGTCGAAGGTCTCCGACGCCATGGGCGAGGCCCTGGGCCGGCACGCGAACATTCCGGATCCGAAGGGCGAGGACACGCTCTGGGGCATCCGCTTCGAGCCTCTCACCCCGAAGGAGTTCGCCCTCGTGGACTCGCTCCCCGAGGAGTGGGTGGGACTCCTCCTCTCCAAGAACGGGGTCCTCTTGAGGTTCATCGAGGCACCGGGAGATCGCACGCGCTTCTTCATCGTGAGGGAGGCAAAGCTTCGCATGGCCTACCTGGCGTTCTCGGAGCGGGACGGCGGTTTGGTGCCCATCCCCTCCGTTTCGCGAAAGGGAAGCACCTACCATCTCGGGCGGTACCGGCTCCGCTGGAATCCCGAGGACATGGCCTATCTGGCCCACGAGAACGAGCAGGGAAGGGGAGCGCCCTACATCCCGGCGGAGGACGAGACCGATTACGTGGTCATGGAACCCTCTCCTTCCGAGGAAGGGTACGACGTCGATGAAGAGGGCTACGTCCCCGAGCTGGTACAACAGCAGTTGGCGTTCTGTGGGCCCGTTCGCTCCGCGACCCCACTGAAGCCCGACCTCTACGAGGTGCGCTGTGGCTGCGGCAGTCCCTGTTCCTATGTGACGTACGTGCAACCCGAGCAAGGGCGTACCTCGCCCAGCTTCTGGCTGCCCCTGGCCGCGGATGCCGAGCGGCTGCGCGTCGCCATCTCCACGCGAGGCCAGATGCCCATCCGGATCGTCGACATGTTCGACGGGAAGGAATGGATGACCATCCGCCGGCCCAGCGAGCCGACCGGGGAGCTGTTCGGCGTGGTGACGGCCTCGTTCGCCGGAGGCAAACTGCACCTGGAGTACCTCGACAAGCGCGGGGACACCATCGAGGAGGTCGTGGACCTGCCGGACCAGCCGCTTCCGGCGCGAGGCTCCGCGCCCGTCTTCATCCAGGGCTCGGAGGTGAACCTGCGCGACACCCCGGGCACGGAGGGGGAGGTGGTGCGGAAGGTCTCCATTGGTACGGAGTGTCAGCGCGTGAAGGACGCACCCGATGGCTGGGTGCGCCTGACGTGCGGTGACGTGGAGGGGTTCACGCTGCGGTCCCTCGTGAGCGAGGACAAGCCTGACTTCGACACGCTCCTGGCCCAAGCCCAGGCTCCGGAGGAGACCACGAAGGCACGGCTCGACGCGGCCCTCCGCGCGGCGGCGCTCGAGCCCCAGAACGAGCAGGCGTTGACTCTGCTCACCGACCTCTTCTTCGACGCCAACTTCGAGCAGCTCGAGAAGGACAGGGCGAAGGGCGGCCCCCACGAGTCCCTGGTCGTCACGCGCGAAACAACCCCCGAGGAGAGCAAGACGCAGGCAGCCGAGGCGGGGCTCTTCGCGGAGCTGGAGAAGGACGGGTACGACTGGCATCAACTCCGGCTGCGCAAGAGCGACTTCGTCAGCGCGATGTATCGCGAGGAGTCCCTCGTCGTGCGCACGGGGCGCGTCTCGGCCAGGAAACAGCGCTCCACCGAGGGGCGCGATGAGCTCGAGGTCACCATCGTGTCCCGAAGCAGCTCGCCGCTGTCGGACACGCTGAAGCTGGCCCTGCAACGGGGGGCGCGTTCCTCCGGAGCGAGCGAGGAGAAGGCCTCGAGCCCTCCGGAGGAAGCCGCCCCCACGCCATGA
- a CDS encoding GNAT family N-acetyltransferase encodes MGLPRHTVRDASGAAVLAYALSSRDGQPWADLAWRAPDVDADHCADVLLGPLRGWALSTDDEALAVALIRRGARVVRHAHSYSRDLGLSPAVSSWAFPDVPGGCRLTAVDRSAEELVPPLLAAYPPGHPDHSGWTPEEARHEVARMLAGEVLGPLLPCSGLAVEGDMVVGVCLVTLREGSPPHGGPWVLEVYRNPAPRYAGVGTALLRRALWLSNRAEPPVLSLVVSDSNPARRVYERLGFQHVGSSRTLELPT; translated from the coding sequence ATGGGCCTCCCGCGACACACCGTCCGTGATGCCTCGGGAGCCGCTGTCCTCGCCTACGCGCTCTCCTCGCGCGACGGGCAGCCTTGGGCGGACCTCGCGTGGCGCGCACCGGACGTGGACGCGGACCACTGTGCCGATGTGCTGCTCGGGCCGCTTCGTGGCTGGGCCCTCTCCACGGATGACGAAGCACTCGCCGTGGCACTCATCCGCCGGGGAGCACGGGTGGTGAGGCATGCGCATAGCTACTCTCGAGACCTGGGACTTTCTCCCGCCGTTTCCTCGTGGGCCTTCCCTGACGTGCCAGGGGGCTGCCGTCTGACCGCGGTCGACCGGAGCGCCGAGGAACTGGTGCCTCCATTGCTCGCGGCCTACCCACCCGGCCACCCGGACCACTCTGGGTGGACGCCGGAGGAGGCACGACACGAGGTGGCCCGGATGCTCGCCGGAGAGGTGCTCGGCCCGCTCCTGCCGTGCAGCGGCCTCGCTGTCGAGGGGGACATGGTTGTTGGGGTCTGCCTCGTCACCCTTCGTGAGGGGAGCCCTCCCCATGGAGGCCCGTGGGTGCTCGAGGTGTACCGGAATCCCGCGCCCAGGTATGCCGGCGTCGGTACCGCGCTGCTGCGCCGTGCCCTGTGGCTCTCGAATCGAGCGGAACCGCCGGTCCTGAGCCTCGTCGTGAGCGACAGCAATCCGGCGCGGCGGGTGTACGAGCGGCTCGGATTCCAACACGTGGGCTCCTCCCGGACACTCGAGTTGCCCACCTGA
- a CDS encoding Vgb family protein, whose protein sequence is MSRLNVGIEEYVIPEPGTGPYSIASGPDGALWFTEIAAGRIGRISVGGEFEVFPLPARDGRPAVITTGPDGALWFTQSQGNQLGRITRSGEVVLYPLPTPGAGPFGIASGPDGALWFTELGANQIGRMTTGGEVREYPLPTPGAFPSMIAPGADGALWFTQNQGNSIGRITLEGTLSQYPLPTTGAGPVGIAPGPDGALWFAEIQAGRIGRISLDGRVTEYAIRDGSRPHAIVTGPDGALWFTQWGNNHIGRLTPAGDYSEFELPTPDSEPHGIAAGPDGALWFAQERGSIGRLFLK, encoded by the coding sequence ATGAGTCGCTTGAACGTCGGTATCGAGGAGTACGTCATCCCCGAGCCCGGGACAGGACCGTACAGCATCGCCAGTGGGCCGGACGGGGCGTTGTGGTTCACGGAGATCGCCGCGGGGAGGATCGGTAGGATCTCGGTGGGTGGCGAGTTCGAGGTCTTCCCCCTGCCCGCTCGAGACGGCCGTCCGGCCGTCATCACGACGGGGCCTGACGGCGCGCTCTGGTTCACGCAGAGCCAGGGCAATCAGTTGGGGCGGATCACGAGGAGCGGCGAGGTCGTCCTCTACCCGCTTCCCACGCCCGGGGCGGGCCCGTTCGGGATTGCCTCGGGTCCGGATGGCGCACTCTGGTTTACCGAGCTGGGCGCCAACCAGATCGGCCGGATGACCACGGGTGGCGAGGTCCGCGAGTATCCGCTTCCCACACCGGGCGCCTTCCCCTCCATGATTGCTCCGGGAGCCGACGGGGCGCTCTGGTTCACCCAGAACCAGGGCAACAGCATCGGCCGGATCACGTTGGAGGGAACGCTCTCCCAGTACCCGCTGCCTACGACGGGCGCCGGCCCGGTGGGCATTGCCCCCGGCCCTGACGGCGCGCTGTGGTTCGCCGAGATCCAAGCCGGCCGGATCGGCCGGATCTCACTGGACGGAAGGGTGACGGAGTACGCGATCCGTGACGGCTCGCGGCCACACGCGATCGTCACGGGTCCCGACGGTGCACTGTGGTTCACGCAGTGGGGCAACAACCACATCGGAAGGCTCACCCCGGCGGGTGACTACTCCGAGTTCGAGCTTCCGACACCCGACTCGGAGCCGCACGGCATCGCCGCTGGACCCGATGGCGCGCTGTGGTTCGCGCAGGAGCGCGGCAGTATCGGACGCCTCTTCCTGAAGTAA
- a CDS encoding PH domain-containing protein, whose translation MFGKIAADALGLSDIGSVIAPADYNKVDADDYVMHEDQEKIFFLIKSKSDEYCFTNKALVHLDGTSAASKKRTLRRYNYSSHPVSNVLLETAGNIDMDVEIKFSLGTRDFSIDVHKKHLEQVKDLYKALFRISELMHENEVALGHAKASIEVASTTLGRGQAGAAPIVESFKELNQAAFAWLAGAQQKYWVKDFGFVFERYIKA comes from the coding sequence ATGTTCGGAAAGATCGCCGCCGACGCCCTCGGCCTCAGCGACATCGGCTCGGTCATCGCCCCGGCTGACTACAACAAGGTAGACGCCGACGATTACGTGATGCACGAGGACCAGGAGAAGATCTTCTTCCTGATCAAGTCCAAGTCCGACGAGTACTGCTTCACCAACAAGGCGCTCGTCCACCTCGACGGCACCAGCGCCGCCAGCAAGAAGCGCACGCTGCGCCGCTACAACTACAGCTCCCATCCTGTCTCGAATGTGCTGCTCGAGACCGCTGGCAATATCGACATGGACGTGGAGATCAAGTTCAGCCTCGGCACGAGGGACTTCTCGATCGACGTGCACAAGAAGCACCTCGAGCAGGTGAAGGACCTCTATAAGGCCTTGTTCCGCATCTCCGAGCTGATGCACGAGAACGAGGTGGCGCTCGGCCACGCCAAGGCCAGCATCGAGGTCGCCTCCACCACGCTCGGCCGCGGCCAGGCTGGCGCCGCGCCGATCGTGGAGTCCTTCAAGGAGCTCAACCAGGCCGCCTTCGCCTGGCTCGCCGGTGCTCAGCAGAAGTACTGGGTGAAGGACTTCGGCTTCGTGTTCGAGCGGTACATCAAGGCATGA
- a CDS encoding acyltransferase family protein encodes MGRAKPEFLELTSLRAFAALHVVLFHNLYLLGDSARALPAWVHTLVSMGFVSVSFFFLLSGFVLAYAYGDTGPSKPLDRGAFWKARVARIYPLYLLSFLLDAPRAIGYFLDHHPPLIGALKSMVAGAAYLGLVQAWVPQLASAWNAPGWSLSNEAFFYLLYPFLAEWVGRLHARWLVPMLAACTGVSLLLTAPFVWGIDAASSGFWMSLAGFNPLMRLPEFLAGIVLGRMYLLRRSQALPVPPAPRLLAPAGAAGVLAVLLLSPHIPQLLLHNGLLLPLFAMIVYGLACCQTPGQRWLRHPALVLLGRSSFGLYLLHQPIKSYVVQAGNALGLSPSPLLFSCYLGVAVLFSLAAFHWVEEPARQWLRAVLRRRRRPADGLMAEA; translated from the coding sequence ATGGGTCGAGCCAAGCCCGAGTTCCTGGAGCTGACCAGCCTGCGTGCCTTCGCGGCGCTGCACGTGGTGCTGTTCCACAACCTGTATCTGCTCGGGGATTCGGCACGTGCGCTCCCGGCGTGGGTCCACACGCTCGTCAGCATGGGGTTCGTCTCCGTCAGCTTCTTCTTCCTGCTGTCGGGGTTCGTGCTCGCGTACGCCTACGGTGACACCGGGCCGTCAAAGCCGCTGGACCGGGGAGCGTTCTGGAAGGCGCGGGTGGCGCGCATCTACCCGCTCTACCTGCTGAGCTTCCTGCTCGATGCCCCTCGTGCGATCGGCTATTTCCTCGACCATCACCCTCCCCTCATCGGGGCCCTCAAGTCGATGGTGGCGGGAGCCGCGTACCTGGGACTGGTGCAGGCCTGGGTGCCACAGCTCGCCTCGGCCTGGAACGCCCCGGGCTGGTCGCTCTCGAACGAGGCCTTCTTCTACCTGCTGTACCCCTTCCTCGCGGAGTGGGTGGGACGGCTCCATGCGCGCTGGCTGGTGCCCATGCTCGCCGCGTGCACCGGTGTCTCGCTGCTGCTCACCGCGCCCTTCGTCTGGGGCATCGATGCGGCGTCGAGCGGCTTCTGGATGAGCCTGGCCGGCTTCAACCCGCTGATGCGGTTGCCCGAGTTCCTCGCCGGCATCGTGCTCGGGCGGATGTACCTCCTGAGGCGCTCCCAGGCCCTGCCAGTACCGCCGGCGCCGCGGCTGCTCGCGCCCGCCGGGGCGGCCGGCGTCCTGGCCGTGCTGCTGCTGAGCCCTCACATCCCCCAGCTGCTGCTGCACAACGGACTGCTGCTGCCGCTGTTCGCGATGATCGTCTACGGGCTGGCGTGCTGCCAGACGCCCGGCCAGCGCTGGCTGCGGCACCCCGCGCTGGTCCTCCTGGGACGCTCCAGCTTCGGCCTCTACCTCCTCCACCAGCCCATCAAGAGCTACGTGGTCCAGGCGGGCAACGCGCTCGGGCTGTCCCCCAGTCCCCTGCTCTTCTCCTGCTACCTGGGAGTGGCCGTGCTCTTCTCCCTGGCTGCCTTCCATTGGGTGGAGGAGCCGGCACGCCAGTGGTTGCGCGCGGTGTTGCGCCGCCGCCGCCGCCCGGCGGACGGGCTGATGGCCGAGGCGTAG
- a CDS encoding bifunctional chorismate mutase/prephenate dehydratase gives MSDVPDLQQLRVAIERVDEELLDALRRRMDLAEDIARAKLAAASPIRDQRREDLLLRRIRAAAMARQLDPHEVERLYRFIMEMSVARQQALVTTLDTTPLRVAYPGVEGSYSHLTAHKRYGGRPGGVLLTGFDTPRDAVDALRQGEVDLALLPIENTTAGAMYETYDALAEEGITVISELVGQVQHRLLGLPGAKREALRIVRSHPQALLQCEAWLREQLPWVLQLPELDTGGAAQRVREGNDPTVAAIASDSAAQRFGLEVLARDLQGASADFTRFLEVAREATPLPADVPCKTSLLMVLENRPGTLSKALLVLAEHGVNLARLESRPLPGTPWAYRFFLDLEGHAASAPIEAVLQSLRPYTTSMRLLGTYPRVELPPG, from the coding sequence ATGTCGGACGTTCCGGATCTGCAGCAGCTGCGTGTCGCCATCGAGCGGGTGGACGAGGAGCTCCTCGACGCCCTGCGCCGCCGGATGGATCTGGCCGAGGACATCGCCCGGGCCAAGCTGGCCGCGGCGTCCCCCATCCGGGATCAACGGCGGGAGGATCTGCTGCTGCGCCGCATCCGCGCCGCGGCGATGGCCCGCCAGCTGGATCCCCATGAAGTGGAGCGGCTCTACCGCTTCATCATGGAGATGTCCGTGGCCCGGCAGCAGGCGCTGGTGACGACGCTGGACACCACGCCGCTCCGGGTGGCCTACCCGGGCGTGGAGGGCTCCTACAGCCACCTGACGGCGCACAAGCGCTACGGAGGCAGGCCCGGGGGCGTGCTCCTCACCGGCTTCGATACCCCGCGCGACGCGGTGGACGCGCTCCGCCAGGGCGAGGTGGATCTGGCGCTGCTGCCCATCGAGAACACCACCGCGGGGGCCATGTACGAGACGTACGACGCGCTCGCCGAGGAGGGCATCACCGTCATCTCCGAGCTGGTGGGCCAGGTGCAGCACCGGCTGCTCGGGCTGCCCGGAGCGAAGCGGGAGGCCCTGCGCATCGTGCGCTCCCACCCGCAGGCCCTGCTCCAGTGCGAGGCCTGGCTGCGCGAGCAGCTGCCCTGGGTGCTCCAGCTCCCCGAGCTGGACACGGGCGGCGCGGCCCAGCGGGTGCGCGAGGGGAATGATCCCACCGTCGCGGCCATCGCCAGCGATTCGGCGGCGCAGCGTTTCGGGCTGGAGGTGCTGGCGCGCGATCTCCAGGGCGCCAGCGCGGACTTCACCCGCTTCCTGGAGGTGGCACGGGAGGCCACGCCCCTGCCCGCGGACGTGCCCTGCAAGACGTCGCTGCTGATGGTGCTGGAGAACAGGCCCGGCACGCTCAGCAAGGCACTGCTGGTGCTCGCCGAGCACGGGGTGAACCTGGCCCGGCTGGAGTCCCGCCCGCTGCCGGGCACGCCGTGGGCCTACCGCTTCTTCCTGGACCTGGAGGGGCATGCCGCCTCCGCGCCCATCGAGGCCGTGCTCCAGTCGTTGCGGCCCTACACCACCTCGATGCGGCTGCTCGGCACCTACCCCCGCGTGGAGCTGCCTCCGGGCTGA
- a CDS encoding DUF2378 family protein — MTLVQSLARLDSPQELERRLAVVRPGDTACGYFFNCALDEIRRQGDAALLRRSIDVAGQEKFAAFFNYPITSLLQLVYTAAWGLSEKHGGFEGAMWHLGSHVAQEFLRNTVGRTMLLLAGKNPKRLAEGLPSAYRTGWQHGASTVQSSGPGRYTAFIHGNVIPHPYFEGVLSEVLIATGVANVKVTGRQIGPADSEFSLSWG, encoded by the coding sequence ATGACTCTGGTGCAGAGCCTGGCGAGGTTGGATTCGCCACAGGAATTGGAACGGCGCCTGGCGGTGGTCAGACCCGGCGACACCGCATGCGGCTACTTCTTCAACTGTGCCCTGGATGAGATCCGGCGCCAGGGCGACGCGGCGTTGCTGAGACGCAGCATCGATGTGGCCGGGCAGGAGAAGTTCGCGGCCTTCTTCAACTACCCCATCACCTCGCTGCTCCAGCTCGTCTACACCGCGGCGTGGGGACTGAGCGAGAAGCACGGCGGCTTCGAGGGAGCCATGTGGCACCTCGGAAGCCACGTGGCCCAGGAGTTCCTGAGGAACACCGTGGGCAGGACGATGCTGTTGCTCGCGGGGAAGAACCCCAAGCGGCTGGCCGAGGGCCTGCCGTCGGCCTACCGGACGGGCTGGCAGCATGGGGCCAGCACGGTGCAGTCGAGCGGCCCCGGGCGGTACACCGCATTCATCCACGGTAACGTCATTCCCCACCCCTACTTCGAGGGAGTGTTGAGTGAAGTACTGATCGCCACGGGAGTGGCCAACGTGAAGGTCACGGGCCGGCAGATCGGTCCCGCGGACAGCGAGTTCTCGCTCTCCTGGGGCTGA
- a CDS encoding OmpA family protein — MTLLCASTARAQEPVSDEQARTERVRAELDRQLQEMVTSSPPEIRLLFVGLDPAEHKLVEVHFTLDGQPLEVPPVEELGAPGPRLLTSRQVAEGPHTLVSNVVYMDASWNLFSETSGFLWNMTSTLNFQAQRGLRVDVKAMTVLVPDAKDPRLKLKLSHDVAVEMTAKLADGALPEPAPAPPVASTGKSPEPRPAPPAASQKARLLVRATARRKPVGATLLVRGATQRQVALKRGARAATEVEVTPGAYTVDILAPGYLAQTRRVELTGDKGLSLGFDLVRAPKKKLVQEKKNRLEPRQPLRFRMGNAAFEPRGAGLLQHVVDALVRRPQRRLRIEGHTDSMEAEESARQQLSEARARAVAEWLVKAGVDPARIESAGFGDTRPKAPNLTPRGRELNRRVEFIVLE, encoded by the coding sequence ATGACATTGCTCTGCGCCAGCACCGCGCGCGCGCAGGAGCCCGTGTCCGATGAGCAGGCGCGCACCGAACGGGTGCGGGCCGAGCTGGACCGGCAGCTCCAGGAGATGGTGACCAGCTCGCCGCCAGAGATACGGCTGCTGTTCGTCGGCCTGGATCCGGCGGAGCACAAGCTCGTCGAGGTCCACTTCACGCTCGATGGTCAGCCGCTCGAGGTGCCTCCCGTGGAGGAGCTGGGCGCTCCCGGCCCGCGGCTGCTGACCTCGCGGCAGGTGGCGGAGGGTCCGCACACGCTCGTGTCCAACGTCGTCTACATGGACGCCTCGTGGAACCTGTTCAGCGAGACCTCCGGCTTCCTGTGGAACATGACCTCCACGCTCAACTTCCAGGCGCAGCGCGGGCTGCGCGTGGACGTGAAGGCCATGACCGTGCTGGTGCCGGACGCGAAGGATCCCCGGCTCAAGCTCAAGCTGTCGCACGACGTGGCGGTGGAGATGACCGCGAAGCTCGCCGACGGCGCGCTCCCCGAGCCGGCTCCGGCGCCACCCGTGGCCTCCACCGGGAAGAGCCCGGAGCCGCGGCCGGCCCCCCCGGCCGCCTCGCAGAAGGCACGGCTGCTGGTACGAGCCACGGCACGCCGCAAGCCCGTGGGGGCGACGCTCCTCGTGCGCGGGGCCACGCAGCGGCAGGTGGCACTGAAGCGCGGAGCCCGGGCGGCCACCGAGGTGGAGGTGACACCGGGCGCCTACACGGTGGACATCCTCGCCCCTGGCTACCTGGCGCAGACGCGCCGGGTGGAGCTCACGGGAGACAAGGGGCTGTCGCTGGGCTTCGACCTGGTGCGCGCTCCGAAGAAGAAGCTCGTACAGGAGAAGAAGAACCGGCTCGAGCCGCGGCAGCCGCTCCGCTTCCGCATGGGCAACGCGGCGTTCGAACCGCGCGGTGCCGGCCTCCTCCAGCACGTCGTGGACGCCCTGGTGCGCCGCCCCCAGCGGCGCCTGCGCATCGAGGGCCACACCGACAGCATGGAGGCGGAGGAGTCCGCGCGGCAGCAGCTCTCCGAGGCACGGGCCCGCGCGGTGGCGGAGTGGCTCGTGAAGGCGGGAGTGGATCCGGCACGCATCGAGTCCGCGGGCTTCGGAGACACCCGGCCGAAGGCCCCCAATCTCACCCCCCGGGGGCGTGAGCTCAACCGGCGCGTGGAGTTCATCGTTCTCGAATAG